In Brassica rapa cultivar Chiifu-401-42 chromosome A06, CAAS_Brap_v3.01, whole genome shotgun sequence, a single window of DNA contains:
- the LOC103872817 gene encoding UPF0496 protein At1g20180 isoform X1, translated as MMKVKSFIGSRLKTYSARQENSEKECRRSLTCKLSVNEEYQEAFRTNSYLEIRTKAEDQLGITFSSKLSSPSPTTSPSSSSDLSFHSHFTDYLLDPPQETLDALMQDTSFHYLLAKFFDFSSDACDVCESLLQCIQQIKINHMKLKRVIKIGKRVCNGAKTPECSRENLCALIFQELSKYALLKNPLYCIINETQFPRVNDANPDLLARLKSKRRRIRRKIRLFTFCKKLGSYSLVISHIAIVITLLTVALHSILGVLAAPALLGLCCLLRKKKTKRKMKNKSKTDTKLEKLGAQMDIAAKGTFIMMNDLDTLSRLAGRLCDEIEHRKAVAAMCAKSGKVEVLKEALRVFNGHEERFSELLQELEEHLYLCFHTINISRRLVLAQTTGPSS; from the exons ATGATGAAAGTGAAGAGTTTTATTGGTTCTAGATTGAAGACTTACTCAGCAAGACAGG AAAATTCTGAGAAGGAATGTCGCCGTAGCTTGACGTGCAAGCTAAGTGTTAACGAGGAGTACCAGGAAGCTTTCAGGACAAACTCCTACTTAGAGATTCGGACAAAAGCTGAAGATCAATTAGGCATAACATTCTCTAGCAaactctcttctccttctccgaCGACTTCTCCTTCATCCTCATCAGATCTGAGCTTCCATTCACACTTCACCGATTACTTGCTCGACCCTCCTCAAGAAACTCTCGATGCTCTTATGCAAGACACGAGTTTCCACTATCTTTTAGCTAAGTTCTTTGACTTTAGCTCCGATGCTTGTGATGTATGCGAGTCTCTCCTTCAATGCATCCAACAAATCAAGATCAATCACATGAAACTCAAAAGGGTTATCAAGATTGGGAAAAGGGTTTGCAATGGTGCTAAAACCCCTGAATGTTCCCGGGAGAATCTCTGTGCTTTGATATTTCAAGAGCTCTCGAAATACGCCTTGCTGAAAAACCCTTTGTATTGTATCATCAACGAAACTCAGTTCCCCAGAGTTAATGATGCAAACCCGGATTTGCTCGCTAGATTGAAATCGAAAAGGAGAAGAATCAGAAGAAAAATCAGGTTATTTACATTTTGCAAGAAGCTAGGAAGTTATAGTCTAGTGATTTCTCATATCGCGATTGTTATTACGTTGCTGACAGTAGCATTACACAGCATACTCGGTGTTCTAGCAGCTCCTGCTTTACTCGGTTTATGCTGTCttttgaggaagaagaaaacaaaaagaaagatgaagaataaGAGCAAGACTGATACAAAGCTAGAGAAGCTGGGGGCACAAATGGATATAGCAGCTAAAGGAACGTTCATAATGATGAATGATTTGGATACGTTGAGTAGACTTGCTGGGAGATTATGCGATGAGATAGAGCATAGAAAAGCCGTAGCTGCTATGTGCGCAAAGAGTGGGAAGGTTGAAGTGTTAAAGGAAGCCTTGAGAGTGTTTAATGGACATGAAGAAAGATTCTCAGAGCTATTGCAAGAGCTTGAAGAACATCTCTACCTATGTTTCCACACTATTAATATATCAAGAAGATTAGTGTTAGCGCAAACCACAGGACCAAGTTCTTGA
- the LOC103872817 gene encoding UPF0496 protein At1g20180 isoform X2, with the protein MMKVKSFIGSRLKTYSARQENSEKECRRSLTCKLSVNEEYQEAFRTNSYLEIRTKAEDQLGITFSSKLSSPSPTTSPSSSSDLSFHSHFTDYLLDPPQETLDALMQDTSFHYLLAKFFDFSSDACDVCESLLQCIQQIKINHMKLKRVIKIGKRVCNGAKTPECSRENLCALIFQELSKYALLKNPLYCIINETQFPRVNDANPDLLARLKSKRRRIRRKISILGVLAAPALLGLCCLLRKKKTKRKMKNKSKTDTKLEKLGAQMDIAAKGTFIMMNDLDTLSRLAGRLCDEIEHRKAVAAMCAKSGKVEVLKEALRVFNGHEERFSELLQELEEHLYLCFHTINISRRLVLAQTTGPSS; encoded by the exons ATGATGAAAGTGAAGAGTTTTATTGGTTCTAGATTGAAGACTTACTCAGCAAGACAGG AAAATTCTGAGAAGGAATGTCGCCGTAGCTTGACGTGCAAGCTAAGTGTTAACGAGGAGTACCAGGAAGCTTTCAGGACAAACTCCTACTTAGAGATTCGGACAAAAGCTGAAGATCAATTAGGCATAACATTCTCTAGCAaactctcttctccttctccgaCGACTTCTCCTTCATCCTCATCAGATCTGAGCTTCCATTCACACTTCACCGATTACTTGCTCGACCCTCCTCAAGAAACTCTCGATGCTCTTATGCAAGACACGAGTTTCCACTATCTTTTAGCTAAGTTCTTTGACTTTAGCTCCGATGCTTGTGATGTATGCGAGTCTCTCCTTCAATGCATCCAACAAATCAAGATCAATCACATGAAACTCAAAAGGGTTATCAAGATTGGGAAAAGGGTTTGCAATGGTGCTAAAACCCCTGAATGTTCCCGGGAGAATCTCTGTGCTTTGATATTTCAAGAGCTCTCGAAATACGCCTTGCTGAAAAACCCTTTGTATTGTATCATCAACGAAACTCAGTTCCCCAGAGTTAATGATGCAAACCCGGATTTGCTCGCTAGATTGAAATCGAAAAGGAGAAGAATCAGAAGAAAAATCAG CATACTCGGTGTTCTAGCAGCTCCTGCTTTACTCGGTTTATGCTGTCttttgaggaagaagaaaacaaaaagaaagatgaagaataaGAGCAAGACTGATACAAAGCTAGAGAAGCTGGGGGCACAAATGGATATAGCAGCTAAAGGAACGTTCATAATGATGAATGATTTGGATACGTTGAGTAGACTTGCTGGGAGATTATGCGATGAGATAGAGCATAGAAAAGCCGTAGCTGCTATGTGCGCAAAGAGTGGGAAGGTTGAAGTGTTAAAGGAAGCCTTGAGAGTGTTTAATGGACATGAAGAAAGATTCTCAGAGCTATTGCAAGAGCTTGAAGAACATCTCTACCTATGTTTCCACACTATTAATATATCAAGAAGATTAGTGTTAGCGCAAACCACAGGACCAAGTTCTTGA
- the LOC103872818 gene encoding TATA-binding protein-associated factor 2N isoform X2: MDMYERVAKPKDETPIAENEIRITSTGRARNCITYAMALLQEKGSDEVIFKAMGRAINKSVNIVELIKRRIPGLHQHTSIGSTDITDTWEPKEEGLLPIETTRHVSLITITLSKKELNTSSVGYQPPIPIEMVKPLAEIDYEGRDGSPRGRARRGRGRGGRGRGGRGDGYVNVEYDDGGMEPERPSGRGRGGRGRGGGRGGRGRGGLSGPPPYYEAQQDGGDYGNNAPPPQYHEYDDGGVEPERASGRGRGGRGRGGRRGGGGRGRGGYNGSQPYYEAQQHGGDYGYNPASQQDYGHDAPPQGRGGGRGRGGRGRGGGRGGFNRSNGPPIQAAA, from the exons aTGGACATGTATGAGCGCGTTGCGAAGCCGAAGGATGAGACTCCGATTGCTGAGAACGAGATTCGTATCACCAGTACCGGTAGGGCGCGAAACTGCATCACCTATGCCATGGCTCTTCTTCAG gAAAAAGGATCGGATGAAGTTATTTTCAAGGCAATGGGAAGAGCTATCAACAAGAGTGTGAACATTGTTGAGTTGATTAAG AGAAGGATTCCTGGTCTTCACCAGCACACATCTATTGGATCCACAGACATAACTGATACCTGGGAGCCTAAAGAGGAAGGCCTTCTTCC AATTGAGACGACAAGACATGTGTCGTTGATCACTATAACGCTTTCGAAGAAGGAGCTCAACACATCCTCTGTTGG GTACCAGCCTCCGATCCCTATTGAGATGGTGAAGCCATTAGCTGAGATTGATTACGAAGGCAGAG ATGGATCACCAAGAGGCAGAGCAAGAAGAGGCCGAGGAAGGGGTGGTCGGGGAAGAGGTGGCAGAG GGGATGGATATGTGAACGTTGAGTATGATGACGGAGGTATGGAACCTGAGCGTCCATCtggtagaggaagaggaggCCGCGGGAGAGGTGGAGGACGTGGTGGTCGTGGAAGAGGAGGTCTCAGTGGACCTCCACCTTACTATGAAGCTCAACAAGATGGAGGAGACTATGGAAACAATGCTCCTCCTCCACAGTATCATGAGTATGATGATGGAGGTGTGGAGCCTGAGCGGGCATCtggtagaggaagaggaggCCGCGGGAGAGGAGGACgacgtggtggtggtggtcgtgGAAGAGGAGGATACAATGGTTCCCAACCATACTACGAAGCTCAACAACATGGAGGAGACTATGGATACAATCCTGCTTCTCAACAGGATTATGGACATGATGCTCCTCCTCAGGGCCGTG GAGGTGGCCGTGGAAGGGGAGGTCGTGGAAGAGGAGGAGGCCGTGGTGGTTTCAACAGATCAAATGGACCGCCGATTCAGGCAGCTGCTTAA
- the LOC103872818 gene encoding translation initiation factor IF-2 isoform X1, with protein sequence MDMYERVAKPKDETPIAENEIRITSTGRARNCITYAMALLQEKGSDEVIFKAMGRAINKSVNIVELIKRRIPGLHQHTSIGSTDITDTWEPKEEGLLPIETTRHVSLITITLSKKELNTSSVGYQPPIPIEMVKPLAEIDYEGRDGSPRGRARRGRGRGGRGRGGRDLHVSGDGYVNVEYDDGGMEPERPSGRGRGGRGRGGGRGGRGRGGLSGPPPYYEAQQDGGDYGNNAPPPQYHEYDDGGVEPERASGRGRGGRGRGGRRGGGGRGRGGYNGSQPYYEAQQHGGDYGYNPASQQDYGHDAPPQGRGGGRGRGGRGRGGGRGGFNRSNGPPIQAAA encoded by the exons aTGGACATGTATGAGCGCGTTGCGAAGCCGAAGGATGAGACTCCGATTGCTGAGAACGAGATTCGTATCACCAGTACCGGTAGGGCGCGAAACTGCATCACCTATGCCATGGCTCTTCTTCAG gAAAAAGGATCGGATGAAGTTATTTTCAAGGCAATGGGAAGAGCTATCAACAAGAGTGTGAACATTGTTGAGTTGATTAAG AGAAGGATTCCTGGTCTTCACCAGCACACATCTATTGGATCCACAGACATAACTGATACCTGGGAGCCTAAAGAGGAAGGCCTTCTTCC AATTGAGACGACAAGACATGTGTCGTTGATCACTATAACGCTTTCGAAGAAGGAGCTCAACACATCCTCTGTTGG GTACCAGCCTCCGATCCCTATTGAGATGGTGAAGCCATTAGCTGAGATTGATTACGAAGGCAGAG ATGGATCACCAAGAGGCAGAGCAAGAAGAGGCCGAGGAAGGGGTGGTCGGGGAAGAGGTGGCAGAG ATTTGCATGTGTCAGGGGATGGATATGTGAACGTTGAGTATGATGACGGAGGTATGGAACCTGAGCGTCCATCtggtagaggaagaggaggCCGCGGGAGAGGTGGAGGACGTGGTGGTCGTGGAAGAGGAGGTCTCAGTGGACCTCCACCTTACTATGAAGCTCAACAAGATGGAGGAGACTATGGAAACAATGCTCCTCCTCCACAGTATCATGAGTATGATGATGGAGGTGTGGAGCCTGAGCGGGCATCtggtagaggaagaggaggCCGCGGGAGAGGAGGACgacgtggtggtggtggtcgtgGAAGAGGAGGATACAATGGTTCCCAACCATACTACGAAGCTCAACAACATGGAGGAGACTATGGATACAATCCTGCTTCTCAACAGGATTATGGACATGATGCTCCTCCTCAGGGCCGTG GAGGTGGCCGTGGAAGGGGAGGTCGTGGAAGAGGAGGAGGCCGTGGTGGTTTCAACAGATCAAATGGACCGCCGATTCAGGCAGCTGCTTAA